A stretch of the Desulforamulus ferrireducens genome encodes the following:
- a CDS encoding ATP-binding protein, whose amino-acid sequence MLRILRNRSFATQIMITVSAILLIPILVMVYDIFFSGAKDEMLLKTKEERLKTMVETTARELNKVLLQNEQERLFASSNIINVLSSTFEMTAKPLADANPGVRLGLYIPQTEELFVYGFLHQYRPLTPEEKEERERRILNEASSGITAVSATKEPLTRITGSLGDQAFESLVPIIYKEKVIAIVWADEQVHPVFAQSRQFSLIARYLTLIGLFLGLGAALYVVHNLASEVRVIKNGLLSMEENIDNRLPAMPGEIGEVVQAINNLADSLKEKRRLQEELMRSERLIALGRLVTGIAHELRNPLGIVKATVQVMEGEYKNQEGFKEYRKVICEQIDRGNKVIQELLDFGRPSKPVVSPTDMNKLLESVLTFTHPILRQNKIELVKDFTEPLPLADADSDRIKQVFVNLILNAIQAMPNSGKLTIHTTAENNMVIVNFTDTGQGIKQSDVTKIFDPFYTTKEDGTGLGLSISHQIVHMHNGKIWVSETSPKGTTISVSLPQSSPKEGNDDSEQDSGY is encoded by the coding sequence GTGCTTAGAATATTGCGTAACAGATCCTTTGCCACTCAAATCATGATTACAGTTTCTGCCATTTTATTAATCCCCATTTTAGTCATGGTGTATGATATTTTCTTTTCCGGGGCTAAGGATGAAATGTTATTAAAAACCAAGGAAGAACGTTTAAAAACCATGGTTGAGACAACAGCCCGTGAACTTAATAAGGTTCTGCTGCAAAATGAGCAGGAGCGGTTATTTGCTTCCAGCAACATCATTAATGTTTTGTCCTCTACCTTTGAGATGACGGCCAAACCCCTGGCTGATGCCAACCCCGGAGTTCGCTTGGGTCTCTATATACCACAAACGGAAGAACTCTTTGTTTATGGCTTTCTGCACCAGTATCGTCCTTTGACACCGGAAGAAAAGGAAGAACGTGAAAGACGCATATTAAATGAAGCCTCTTCCGGCATTACGGCAGTAAGCGCCACTAAAGAACCCCTTACTCGCATCACTGGTTCTTTGGGAGATCAGGCCTTTGAATCCCTGGTACCTATTATTTATAAAGAAAAGGTCATTGCCATTGTCTGGGCAGACGAACAGGTACACCCTGTTTTTGCCCAAAGCCGGCAGTTTAGTCTGATTGCCAGGTACCTTACCTTGATAGGTTTATTCCTAGGCCTGGGAGCAGCTCTTTATGTTGTGCACAACCTGGCCTCAGAGGTACGGGTAATAAAAAATGGACTTCTTAGTATGGAAGAAAACATAGACAATCGGTTACCGGCCATGCCGGGGGAAATCGGCGAGGTGGTACAAGCCATTAATAATCTGGCTGATTCCTTAAAGGAAAAAAGAAGACTGCAGGAGGAATTAATGCGTTCCGAGAGACTTATCGCTCTGGGGCGTTTAGTAACTGGGATAGCCCATGAATTAAGGAATCCTCTGGGAATTGTGAAAGCTACGGTACAGGTCATGGAGGGGGAATATAAAAACCAGGAAGGGTTTAAGGAATATAGGAAGGTTATTTGTGAACAAATCGATCGGGGTAATAAAGTTATCCAAGAACTACTGGATTTTGGCCGCCCCAGTAAACCGGTGGTGAGTCCCACAGATATGAACAAATTACTGGAATCGGTACTTACCTTTACTCATCCCATACTACGGCAAAACAAAATTGAACTGGTCAAAGATTTTACAGAACCACTGCCTCTGGCTGACGCGGACTCAGATAGAATCAAACAAGTTTTTGTCAACTTAATACTGAATGCCATCCAGGCCATGCCCAACAGTGGCAAGCTTACTATTCATACCACGGCGGAAAACAATATGGTTATCGTCAATTTTACAGATACCGGCCAAGGAATTAAGCAATCTGATGTGACTAAAATTTTTGACCCCTTTTATACAACTAAGGAAGACGGTACCGGTTTAGGCTTATCCATCAGTCACCAAATAGTTCATATGCACAACGGAAAGATCTGGGTTTCCGAGACTTCACCTAAGGGGACAACTATTTCAGTTAGTCTACCCCAGTCCAGCCCAAAGGAAGGGAATGATGATAGTGAACAAGATTCTGGTTATTGA
- a CDS encoding sigma-54-dependent transcriptional regulator — translation MVNKILVIDDEEHMCWALEKGLRQEGYQVITATRGKQGLELIRIEVPSLVILDLKMPDMDGLEVLAKAKELIPYLPVIMITAHGTIDTAIEAMKLGATDYITKPFDLDELKLVVKQAIMVSHLQEEVTFLRTELNKKYGRIVGNSPAIQEVCALIEKVADSNATVLITGESGTGKEVTALSIHQLSSRREKPFLPINCAALPEALLESELFGHEKGAFTGAVARKLGRFELANHGTLFLDEITEMPLSMQVKLLRVLQERQFERVGGTDSIKVDVRVIAATNRDPLECIRKGTFREDLFYRLNVLPIHLPPLRERKEDIPMLVMHFLEKFSPSQGQLISPEAMGLLLTYEWPGNIRELQNVIERAVILSQGYEIKPHHLPKEIQKTPANRCENQQGLIINFPDQGISLEEVEKELILKAIEKSNGNQTKAAQLLGITRSALIYRAQKYQIKL, via the coding sequence ATAGTGAACAAGATTCTGGTTATTGATGATGAGGAGCATATGTGTTGGGCCCTGGAGAAGGGACTGCGCCAAGAAGGTTACCAGGTAATTACTGCCACCAGGGGAAAACAAGGTTTAGAATTAATTCGTATTGAAGTTCCCTCCCTGGTGATCCTTGATTTGAAAATGCCAGATATGGATGGTCTGGAGGTATTGGCAAAGGCCAAGGAATTAATACCTTACCTACCGGTAATCATGATTACTGCCCACGGTACCATTGATACCGCCATTGAAGCCATGAAACTGGGTGCCACTGACTATATTACTAAACCCTTCGATTTGGACGAGTTGAAACTTGTTGTTAAGCAGGCCATTATGGTTAGCCATTTACAGGAAGAGGTTACCTTTTTAAGAACTGAACTGAACAAGAAATATGGGAGAATTGTCGGTAACAGCCCGGCCATTCAGGAGGTCTGCGCCCTCATTGAAAAAGTGGCTGATAGCAATGCCACCGTATTAATTACCGGTGAAAGTGGCACCGGCAAAGAGGTTACTGCCCTCTCTATACATCAACTGAGTTCACGCCGGGAAAAACCCTTTCTGCCTATTAACTGTGCTGCTCTACCGGAAGCCCTTTTGGAAAGTGAACTGTTTGGCCATGAAAAAGGAGCCTTTACCGGTGCTGTGGCACGGAAGTTGGGTCGTTTTGAACTGGCTAACCATGGCACCTTGTTCTTGGACGAAATAACAGAGATGCCTTTATCCATGCAGGTTAAACTGTTAAGAGTGCTTCAGGAGCGGCAATTCGAACGGGTGGGTGGAACTGATAGTATTAAAGTGGATGTGCGGGTTATCGCTGCCACCAACCGTGACCCCTTGGAATGTATTCGTAAGGGAACTTTCCGGGAAGATTTATTTTATCGTCTAAATGTCCTTCCCATTCATTTACCCCCGCTACGGGAGCGCAAGGAAGATATTCCCATGCTGGTTATGCACTTTCTGGAAAAATTTAGCCCCTCCCAGGGTCAACTCATCTCTCCGGAAGCCATGGGACTTTTGTTAACCTATGAATGGCCGGGAAATATTCGGGAACTGCAGAATGTTATCGAAAGGGCAGTAATCTTATCCCAGGGCTACGAAATAAAGCCCCATCACCTACCAAAGGAAATTCAAAAAACACCGGCAAACCGGTGCGAGAATCAACAGGGATTGATTATTAACTTCCCTGATCAGGGTATTTCTTTAGAAGAAGTGGAAAAGGAACTAATCCTAAAGGCCATTGAGAAAAGTAACGGTAACCAGACAAAGGCAGCTCAGTTATTAGGTATTACCCGCTCAGCATTAATTTACCGTGCCCAAAAGTATCAGATAAAGCTATAG
- a CDS encoding Ku protein, whose amino-acid sequence MRPMWKGAVSFGLVYVPVKMYAATEKKNVKFNFLHDKCKTPIQNRRYCPYCDTEVSNEEIVRGYEYEKGKYVVMKDEDFENLPSEGSKSINIVDFVDLAEIDPIFYDKGYYLAPGDGGQKVYELLKRAMLETGKVAVAKVVIRNKESLAALRVADGVLSISTMYYPDEVRNPKTIPELDYNVELHDNELKMAVNLINNLSSEFRPEKYTDEYRQQLMEVIQAKIAGEEVEAVPTAQTDKVVDLMSALKASIDLAKQEREGQKKTTATKKSTRTRKATAS is encoded by the coding sequence ATGAGGCCTATGTGGAAGGGAGCAGTTAGTTTTGGTCTGGTTTATGTACCGGTAAAAATGTACGCTGCTACCGAAAAGAAAAATGTGAAATTTAATTTCCTCCATGATAAATGCAAAACACCCATTCAGAATAGACGTTATTGCCCCTACTGTGATACCGAAGTGAGTAATGAAGAAATTGTGCGGGGTTATGAATATGAAAAGGGTAAATATGTGGTCATGAAGGATGAAGATTTTGAAAACCTACCCTCCGAGGGTAGTAAGAGTATTAACATCGTTGATTTTGTAGATTTGGCTGAGATTGACCCCATCTTTTATGATAAAGGTTATTACCTTGCTCCTGGTGATGGTGGACAAAAGGTTTATGAGCTGTTAAAAAGGGCCATGTTAGAAACCGGCAAGGTGGCAGTGGCGAAAGTGGTAATACGCAACAAAGAATCCCTGGCTGCCCTGCGCGTAGCTGATGGCGTGTTAAGCATCAGTACCATGTATTATCCCGACGAAGTGAGAAACCCTAAAACTATCCCGGAGTTGGATTACAACGTAGAGCTTCATGATAACGAACTAAAAATGGCTGTCAACCTAATAAATAACCTTTCTTCGGAGTTTCGGCCGGAAAAATACACCGATGAATACCGGCAACAGTTAATGGAAGTAATTCAGGCCAAAATTGCCGGGGAAGAGGTGGAGGCAGTCCCCACTGCTCAAACAGATAAGGTTGTGGATTTGATGTCCGCTCTCAAGGCCAGTATAGATTTGGCCAAGCAAGAGAGGGAGGGTCAGAAAAAAACCACGGCAACCAAAAAGAGTACCCGAACAAGAAAAGCCACAGCCTCTTAA
- a CDS encoding SpoVR family protein — MTERVTDELRELEKAIPQMMEIARRYKLDFYPMRFEICPSEIIYTFGAYGMPTRYTHWSFGKSYHRMKTQYDYNLSRIYEMVVNSDPCYAFLLEGNTLIQNKMVAAHVLAHCDFFKNNMYFSHTNPQDIIESMAVAAERFRKYEMIHGQKKVEAFIDDVMSIQEHIEPHRFIKEKESSKTTGKKEGCCSDEKKVTPYDDLWDLEKKQCCHCGGGCEKKKSTKVPERPEKDLLLFIMKHARDLEEWQLDIISTLRDEMLYFWPQMQTKIMNEGWATYWHLRIMREMDLTEAEAIEFAKMHAGVITPSRNSINPYCLGLKMFEDIEKRWDKEYGEGAGREKIFEIREIDNDISFLRSYLTKELVEELDLYLYRKIGHDWKIVEKNWEKVRDHLVNSMTNCGFPVIVVEDGDYQKRGELYLRHIYEDKELDIKYLEKTLVHVQRLWNRPVHLETKIDKKTALFSFDGEKGSKKFP, encoded by the coding sequence GCAGATATAAACTGGATTTTTATCCCATGCGATTTGAGATTTGTCCCAGTGAGATTATCTATACCTTTGGCGCCTATGGCATGCCAACCCGCTACACTCATTGGTCCTTTGGCAAATCCTACCATCGCATGAAAACTCAATACGATTATAACCTAAGTCGGATTTATGAAATGGTGGTTAATTCTGATCCCTGTTATGCCTTTCTGCTAGAAGGGAATACGCTAATCCAAAATAAAATGGTAGCTGCCCATGTCCTGGCACACTGTGATTTTTTTAAAAACAATATGTATTTTAGCCACACCAATCCCCAGGATATTATTGAGTCTATGGCAGTGGCCGCTGAACGCTTCCGTAAGTATGAAATGATTCACGGTCAAAAGAAGGTAGAAGCATTTATTGATGATGTCATGTCCATTCAAGAGCATATAGAGCCCCATCGCTTTATTAAAGAAAAAGAAAGTAGTAAAACCACCGGCAAAAAAGAAGGCTGTTGCAGTGATGAAAAAAAAGTCACTCCCTATGATGACCTCTGGGATTTAGAAAAGAAGCAGTGCTGTCATTGTGGTGGAGGTTGTGAAAAGAAAAAGTCGACCAAAGTCCCGGAACGACCGGAAAAGGATCTCCTGCTATTTATTATGAAGCATGCCCGGGACCTAGAGGAATGGCAATTGGATATTATCTCTACCCTGCGGGATGAAATGCTATATTTTTGGCCCCAAATGCAGACCAAAATAATGAATGAGGGGTGGGCCACCTATTGGCATTTACGGATCATGCGGGAGATGGATTTAACCGAGGCGGAAGCCATAGAGTTTGCCAAAATGCACGCAGGGGTGATAACTCCTTCCCGTAATAGTATTAATCCCTATTGCTTGGGTCTCAAGATGTTTGAGGATATAGAAAAGCGCTGGGATAAGGAATATGGGGAAGGTGCCGGTCGGGAAAAAATATTTGAAATACGGGAGATAGATAACGATATATCCTTCCTACGTAGCTACCTAACGAAGGAACTGGTGGAGGAATTGGATTTATATCTCTACCGTAAAATAGGTCATGATTGGAAGATTGTAGAAAAGAACTGGGAAAAGGTGCGGGATCATTTAGTGAACAGTATGACCAACTGTGGCTTTCCGGTAATTGTGGTGGAAGACGGTGATTACCAGAAGCGAGGGGAACTCTATTTGCGACATATTTATGAGGATAAAGAATTGGATATTAAATACTTGGAAAAAACCCTGGTGCATGTACAAAGGTTATGGAATCGGCCGGTACATTTAGAGACCAAGATAGACAAAAAAACTGCCTTGTTTAGTTTTGATGGTGAGAAAGGCAGTAAGAAGTTCCCTTAA